From the Psychrobacillus sp. FSL K6-4046 genome, one window contains:
- the yidC gene encoding membrane protein insertase YidC produces the protein MKKKISLFTILIFATVLLSGCSGIENKEGTFYNIFVRPFEFLIEFFGDIFNGSYGMAIIAITILIRLALMPLMLKNYKNQQGMKEKMDKLKPEMDEIQKKLKETKSKEEQMVLQQEMMGLYRKHNVNPLNMGCLPMLIQMPIVMGLYFAILYSADIKSHEFLWYNLGSPDIAMTLIAGAVYFAQAKVSLWTVPEQQQQQMKLMVYISPIMIMFISFSSMAALPLYWAVGGILLIFQTYLGRKFYSNHPEKAEESV, from the coding sequence ATGAAGAAGAAAATCAGTTTATTCACTATCCTTATTTTTGCAACAGTCCTACTAAGTGGCTGTTCAGGAATAGAAAACAAAGAAGGCACTTTTTACAATATATTTGTTCGACCTTTTGAGTTTTTAATTGAATTTTTTGGAGACATTTTTAACGGTAGTTACGGGATGGCAATCATTGCTATTACTATTCTTATTCGTTTAGCCTTAATGCCCTTGATGCTTAAAAATTATAAGAATCAACAAGGTATGAAAGAAAAAATGGACAAGCTCAAACCAGAGATGGATGAGATCCAAAAGAAGCTAAAAGAAACAAAATCAAAAGAAGAACAAATGGTACTACAACAAGAAATGATGGGCTTATACCGTAAGCATAATGTGAATCCATTAAACATGGGTTGCTTACCAATGTTGATTCAGATGCCAATTGTTATGGGATTATATTTTGCAATCTTATATTCAGCTGATATAAAATCACACGAATTTTTATGGTATAACTTGGGGTCACCTGATATCGCTATGACACTTATTGCTGGGGCTGTATATTTTGCACAAGCAAAAGTTTCTCTATGGACAGTGCCTGAGCAACAGCAACAACAAATGAAGCTGATGGTTTATATTTCACCGATCATGATTATGTTCATCTCGTTCAGTTCTATGGCAGCATTACCGCTATATTGGGCTGTAGGTGGTATCTTGTTAATATTCCAAACATATTTAGGTCGTAAGTTTTATTCGAACCATCCAGAAAAAGCAGAAGAATCTGTATAA
- a CDS encoding AraC family transcriptional regulator, translating into MGITNRVEGLDKFFELEKKLFLDMYSFEIERAKKVLREIIDLIIATNNKQMIQNVKYYYIQLSAVMARKLYESQVPLDKVMAFNNASVEIIDTKMSDAQFLQCADELVEFFVMVITERKKPSFGHQTVNKVILYINDEIETNLTVEDIAKQFNISTSHLSRIFREHTGVTLVEYLNIRKVEECQYFLRHTNKSISEISNSFHFCNQSYFTRIFKKYTSLTPKQFRDHQEHPNFKYNFPKEPKTY; encoded by the coding sequence ATGGGTATTACTAATAGAGTAGAAGGTCTTGATAAATTTTTTGAATTAGAAAAGAAACTATTCTTAGATATGTATTCTTTTGAAATTGAGAGAGCGAAAAAGGTATTAAGAGAAATCATTGACTTAATTATCGCTACTAATAACAAGCAAATGATTCAAAATGTAAAGTACTATTACATACAATTATCCGCTGTAATGGCTAGAAAGTTGTATGAGAGCCAGGTTCCGCTTGATAAGGTAATGGCCTTTAATAATGCTAGCGTGGAAATTATAGATACGAAGATGAGTGATGCACAGTTTTTGCAGTGTGCAGATGAGCTAGTAGAATTCTTTGTTATGGTAATTACGGAGAGGAAAAAACCTTCCTTTGGGCACCAGACAGTAAATAAGGTAATTCTTTATATTAATGATGAAATTGAAACAAATCTAACAGTAGAAGATATCGCCAAACAATTTAATATTAGTACTAGTCATCTCTCTAGAATTTTTAGAGAACATACTGGAGTAACGCTGGTAGAATACTTAAATATTAGAAAGGTAGAAGAGTGTCAATACTTTTTACGCCATACAAACAAATCAATATCAGAAATCTCTAATTCATTCCACTTTTGTAATCAGAGTTATTTCACGCGTATTTTCAAAAAATACACGAGTCTTACTCCTAAGCAGTTTAGAGACCATCAAGAACATCCTAATTTTAAGTATAATTTTCCAAAAGAGCCCAAAACTTATTAA
- a CDS encoding diacylglycerol kinase family protein produces MKRAMLIYNPSAGREEAKQFKDRAIEVLTNLGFDVTVKETKKQDDATHFAEMACTEKMDFLLAMGGDGTISEVVNGLAEREDRPLFSFVPLGTVNDFARALGIPLEPDIAIEALKMTNTEQVDVGRIGDKYFVNVVAIGDIASSVADTPVEQKTRYGSMAYLMAGAKAIISNEEVEMTITHDHGSWKGTSILVLVALTNSVGGFENLVKSAKIDDGKMHVFIIKQAGLAAIARMGTKVMLGTLGKDEGVETFTTEKLRIESNRPLFCNVDGDQGDCTPLDIHILPRHLEMLLPKKTESN; encoded by the coding sequence ATGAAAAGGGCAATGTTAATTTATAATCCTTCTGCTGGGCGAGAAGAAGCAAAACAATTTAAAGATAGAGCAATTGAAGTATTAACGAATTTAGGTTTTGATGTGACGGTAAAAGAAACAAAAAAACAGGATGATGCTACACATTTTGCGGAAATGGCTTGTACTGAAAAAATGGACTTTTTGTTAGCCATGGGTGGAGACGGAACGATAAGCGAGGTAGTGAATGGTCTTGCTGAACGAGAAGACCGACCTTTATTCTCTTTTGTCCCCCTCGGTACAGTGAATGATTTTGCAAGGGCTCTAGGCATTCCGCTTGAACCAGACATTGCAATAGAAGCACTTAAGATGACCAATACGGAACAAGTTGACGTAGGAAGAATCGGTGATAAGTACTTTGTTAATGTAGTGGCAATAGGGGATATTGCTAGTAGTGTGGCAGATACTCCTGTGGAACAAAAAACGAGGTATGGATCTATGGCATACTTAATGGCTGGGGCAAAGGCAATCATCTCCAATGAAGAGGTAGAGATGACAATTACCCATGATCACGGTTCATGGAAAGGGACATCTATATTAGTTTTAGTTGCCCTAACCAATTCTGTAGGTGGATTTGAGAACTTGGTTAAATCTGCTAAAATTGATGATGGGAAAATGCATGTCTTTATCATAAAACAAGCAGGATTAGCGGCAATCGCGCGCATGGGAACAAAAGTAATGCTAGGAACACTAGGGAAGGATGAGGGAGTAGAGACATTTACTACCGAGAAGCTCCGAATAGAATCGAATCGCCCATTATTTTGCAACGTAGATGGTGATCAAGGAGACTGTACTCCTCTTGATATACACATTCTTCCTAGGCATTTGGAAATGCTTTTACCTAAAAAAACAGAAAGCAATTAA
- a CDS encoding GNAT family N-acetyltransferase — MSWELKKFSELDTHNLYEILKLRVEVFVVEQNCPYPELDDCDQQALHLYLKENNEILAYCRILPAGLKYDDCSIGRVIVREQARGKGYARVLMQKAINIIETSWNVPCIKLCAQSHLQHFYQSVGFETISDEFDEDGIPHVYMIRSKN; from the coding sequence ATGTCCTGGGAGTTAAAGAAATTTAGTGAATTAGATACGCATAATCTTTACGAAATACTAAAACTTCGAGTAGAGGTTTTTGTTGTTGAGCAAAACTGTCCATATCCAGAACTAGACGACTGTGATCAACAAGCTCTTCATCTTTATCTTAAAGAAAATAACGAAATTCTTGCTTATTGTCGTATTCTACCTGCAGGTCTCAAGTATGACGATTGCTCAATTGGAAGGGTAATTGTTAGGGAACAGGCAAGAGGAAAAGGTTACGCACGGGTGCTTATGCAAAAAGCTATAAACATAATTGAAACTTCTTGGAACGTTCCGTGTATAAAGCTATGCGCTCAAAGTCACTTACAACATTTTTATCAGTCCGTCGGCTTCGAAACAATTAGTGATGAATTTGATGAGGATGGTATACCTCATGTCTATATGATTAGGTCAAAAAATTAA
- a CDS encoding GNAT family N-acetyltransferase → MIRATTLNDIPTIQQIAQVSWNDTYKDIIPENIQKLFLEKAYSPMMIAKRIEKTIFLIAEYKGEAIGFANFTYVDEDGDAELTAIYVLPEFQKMGYGRKLLEAGVNHMSIGKQLFVYVESKNERARIFYERYGFECLEEFDEYFEGHPLSTAKYLFPLKTPAY, encoded by the coding sequence ATGATAAGGGCGACTACGTTAAATGATATTCCTACTATACAACAGATCGCACAGGTCAGTTGGAATGATACTTATAAAGATATAATACCAGAAAACATTCAGAAACTATTTTTAGAAAAAGCTTATTCTCCGATGATGATAGCCAAACGTATAGAAAAAACAATTTTTTTGATTGCTGAATATAAAGGTGAGGCTATAGGCTTTGCTAACTTTACTTATGTGGACGAAGATGGTGATGCTGAGCTTACAGCTATTTACGTACTTCCAGAGTTTCAAAAAATGGGGTACGGTAGGAAGCTATTAGAAGCTGGCGTTAACCATATGTCTATTGGAAAACAATTATTTGTTTATGTAGAAAGTAAAAATGAACGTGCTCGTATTTTTTACGAACGCTATGGCTTTGAATGTCTCGAAGAGTTTGATGAATACTTTGAAGGCCACCCATTGTCTACAGCTAAATATTTATTTCCATTAAAAACACCGGCTTATTAA